The Spartinivicinus poritis genome has a window encoding:
- a CDS encoding N-acetylmuramoyl-L-alanine amidase produces the protein MRLSCLFVLIWLGLGVTGSQAAIVEGVRVWPAPDNTRLVFDLSGPVEHKVFKLDNPDRLVIDLESASLKTSLDKLNISKTPIQKIRSGRRNTGGLRVVLDLKQPLKPKSFVLKPNSTYGNRLVIDLYDQVKTPIKSVDHVAKTTAPIGQRDVIIAIDAGHGGEDPGAIGFGRLREKDVVLSIARKLAYLLEQEPGFKPVLLRKGDYYIGLRRRTQMAREANADMFISVHADAFKNRRARGASVFALSQKGATSEAARWLASRENNADLIGGVGSVSLDDKDKVLAGVLLDLSMTASLTASLDVGSKVLRRLGGFNRLHKRHVEQAAFVVLKSPDIPSILVETGFISNPAESKKLANKSHQRQLARAIFSGIKEYFEDRPPPGTLLAARVSRTLTHYVIRRGDTLSTIAARHKVSVASIRRANKLAVDVIREGQVLQIPN, from the coding sequence ATGAGACTCAGTTGTCTTTTTGTCTTAATCTGGCTTGGCTTGGGGGTGACAGGCAGCCAAGCCGCAATAGTAGAAGGGGTCCGGGTTTGGCCGGCTCCTGATAATACCCGGCTGGTATTTGACCTGTCAGGCCCTGTTGAGCATAAAGTATTTAAGCTGGATAACCCAGATCGGTTGGTGATTGATCTAGAGTCAGCCAGCCTGAAAACATCGCTTGATAAGTTGAATATAAGTAAAACACCTATTCAGAAAATCCGCTCGGGCCGCCGTAATACCGGAGGCCTTCGAGTGGTGTTGGACTTAAAGCAGCCACTTAAGCCAAAAAGCTTTGTGCTGAAGCCTAATAGTACCTATGGCAATCGCCTAGTTATTGATTTATATGATCAGGTTAAAACCCCTATCAAGTCAGTTGATCATGTAGCTAAAACTACGGCACCTATTGGTCAGCGAGATGTCATTATTGCAATTGATGCTGGTCATGGCGGTGAGGATCCAGGAGCCATTGGCTTTGGTCGGCTGAGAGAAAAAGACGTAGTACTATCGATTGCCAGAAAGTTGGCGTACTTGCTGGAGCAAGAGCCGGGCTTTAAACCGGTATTGCTGCGTAAAGGGGACTATTACATTGGACTAAGACGCAGAACCCAAATGGCTAGAGAAGCCAATGCAGATATGTTTATTTCAGTTCATGCTGATGCGTTTAAAAACCGGCGTGCCCGGGGAGCTTCTGTATTTGCATTATCGCAGAAGGGGGCAACCTCTGAAGCTGCTCGTTGGCTGGCAAGTCGTGAAAATAATGCAGACCTGATTGGTGGGGTCGGTAGTGTCAGCTTGGATGATAAAGATAAAGTCCTAGCGGGGGTGTTGCTGGATCTATCAATGACAGCTAGTTTAACCGCCAGCCTGGATGTAGGTAGCAAGGTGTTAAGGCGCTTGGGAGGCTTTAATCGACTGCATAAACGGCATGTGGAACAAGCCGCTTTTGTGGTGCTGAAGTCACCAGATATTCCTTCTATCTTGGTAGAAACTGGTTTTATTTCGAATCCAGCAGAGTCAAAGAAGCTTGCTAATAAATCGCACCAGCGGCAATTGGCTAGGGCTATTTTTTCAGGCATTAAAGAATATTTTGAAGATCGCCCGCCACCAGGTACACTACTGGCCGCTAGAGTAAGCCGTACGCTTACTCATTATGTCATTCGCAGAGGGGATACCCTTTCTACTATTGCTGCTCGTCACAAAGTGTCTGTTGCTAGTATCCGTCGAGCCAATAAATTGGCAGTCGATGTGATACGTGAAGGACAGGTCCTGCAAATTCCTAACTAA
- a CDS encoding DUF2065 domain-containing protein: MNFWHELLVAFCLMLVIEGIIPFLYPSRWRDLVAKLATFDDRQLRLAGLVSMLVGTGLLYLINS; the protein is encoded by the coding sequence ATGAATTTTTGGCACGAGTTATTAGTTGCATTTTGCCTGATGTTGGTTATTGAAGGGATTATTCCTTTCTTATACCCCAGCCGGTGGCGCGACTTAGTGGCAAAACTAGCGACCTTCGATGATCGTCAATTACGACTAGCTGGTTTGGTCAGTATGTTGGTAGGAACTGGCTTGTTATATTTAATTAACTCGTAG
- a CDS encoding ATP phosphoribosyltransferase regulatory subunit, whose protein sequence is MTIADRWLLPDGIDEVLPPAAMKIEQLRRQLLDLYHCWGYDLVIPPHLEYLESLQAGAGHDLDLQTFKIIDQLTGRLLGLRADTTPSVARIDAHTLKREGPVRLCYAGSVFHTKPCSLVASRSPIQVGAELYGHSGIASDVEVISLMLETLSSLSIQNVYLDMGHVGIFRGLVAQAQLSEELQQELFDILQRKDATELSSFVANNIDDVDVANMLLALPELAGDFDILKEARDVLSNANENVHNAIRTLEQVGLAIRQFSPSLTIYFDLCELRGYNYHTGILFAAYVPGQGQAVAQGGRYDGIGKVFGRSRPATGFSSDLKVLLDLIAPTEPADNAVWAPVEVPFETIQALRTQGERVIRELPDQEQQPKELGCNRKLQFINESWQIAPF, encoded by the coding sequence ATGACAATTGCAGATCGTTGGTTATTGCCGGACGGTATAGATGAAGTGCTACCGCCTGCAGCAATGAAAATTGAGCAGCTAAGGCGGCAGCTACTTGACCTTTATCATTGCTGGGGCTATGACCTGGTTATTCCTCCTCATCTTGAATATCTAGAATCCCTCCAAGCAGGAGCGGGCCATGATCTCGATTTACAAACCTTTAAAATAATCGATCAGCTAACTGGGCGATTATTAGGGCTGCGTGCTGATACTACGCCTTCTGTAGCAAGAATTGATGCCCATACATTAAAGCGTGAAGGCCCAGTCAGGCTCTGTTATGCAGGCAGTGTTTTTCATACTAAGCCTTGTTCATTGGTAGCATCTCGTAGCCCCATTCAAGTTGGTGCTGAGCTGTATGGTCATTCTGGTATAGCCAGTGATGTTGAAGTCATTAGCTTAATGTTGGAAACCCTGAGCAGCTTAAGTATTCAAAATGTTTATTTGGATATGGGGCATGTGGGTATATTTCGTGGCTTAGTGGCTCAGGCTCAACTATCAGAGGAATTGCAGCAGGAGTTGTTTGATATTTTACAGCGCAAAGATGCCACTGAACTGTCGAGTTTTGTTGCTAATAATATCGATGACGTTGATGTTGCCAACATGCTGTTGGCCTTACCTGAATTGGCGGGTGATTTTGATATTTTAAAAGAAGCCAGAGACGTTTTATCGAATGCTAATGAAAACGTTCATAATGCCATTCGCACTTTAGAGCAAGTAGGGTTAGCTATTCGCCAGTTTAGCCCATCGCTAACGATTTATTTCGATCTGTGTGAGTTAAGAGGTTATAACTACCATACAGGTATTTTATTTGCGGCCTATGTGCCTGGCCAGGGGCAGGCAGTAGCGCAAGGTGGCCGATATGATGGTATTGGTAAAGTATTTGGTCGTTCTCGCCCGGCAACAGGGTTTAGCTCTGATTTAAAAGTATTGCTTGATTTAATAGCACCTACTGAACCTGCTGATAATGCTGTTTGGGCACCTGTTGAAGTGCCGTTTGAAACTATCCAGGCTTTGCGAACTCAGGGAGAGAGGGTTATCAGAGAGTTGCCTGATCAAGAGCAACAGCCAAAAGAGTTAGGATGCAACCGAAAACTGCAATTTATAAATGAGAGCTGGCAAATCGCTCCATTTTGA
- the mutL gene encoding DNA mismatch repair endonuclease MutL, whose product MKRIQLLSTRLANQIAAGEVVERPASVAKELLENAVDAGATRIDIEVEQGGIKLLKVRDNGSGIVKDDLPLSLSRHATSKITELEDLEAVSSLGFRGEALASISSVSRLTLTSAVKGQSSAWRVQTEGRDMQPVVSPSAHPVGTTVEVRDLFFNTPARRKFLKTEKTEFGHLEEVVKRLALSRFDVNFNLRHNQRTIHQLKAATTQQEKDRRVAQACGPDFIENAVCLDVESAGMRLWGWVGLPTYSRSQADLQYFFVNGRVIRDKLVSHAVRQAYRDVLYNGRHPTFVLYLSVDPATVDVNVHPTKHEVRFRDSRTVHNFLFSTLHHALAEVRPGDQLSSATPAADSRSTVVTGTAATGASVGEFKEQEQIRFNQPAASQSIFGSQPKVPIQPPNKHQVAEQLAGYGKLAEAADEIIAAQSDVVASSDESTDEHSEPEVPPLGFALAQLKGIYILAENQHGLVLVDMHAAHERITYERMKQSYQAEGIKCQPVLVPESVAVSQREADCAEEFQTLFTSLGFELLRMGPETIVAKAIPTLLKQANISQLVRDVLADLMEHGTSDRIQAHINEILATIACHGSVRANRKLTHPEMNALLRDMERTERSGQCNHGRPTWTQLSLAELDKLFLRGR is encoded by the coding sequence ATGAAACGAATTCAATTATTAAGTACTCGATTAGCTAACCAGATTGCGGCTGGTGAGGTAGTAGAAAGGCCTGCATCGGTTGCCAAAGAGCTGCTGGAAAACGCCGTTGATGCTGGGGCAACTCGTATTGATATTGAGGTAGAGCAGGGTGGTATCAAACTGCTCAAAGTCCGAGATAATGGTTCAGGTATTGTCAAAGATGATTTGCCGTTGTCGTTAAGCCGTCATGCCACCAGTAAAATTACTGAGCTGGAAGACCTTGAAGCTGTTTCTAGTTTAGGCTTTAGAGGGGAAGCGCTGGCAAGTATCAGCTCGGTTTCTCGGTTGACACTTACCTCAGCAGTTAAAGGGCAATCCAGTGCCTGGCGCGTACAAACTGAAGGGCGTGATATGCAGCCAGTGGTGTCACCTTCTGCTCATCCGGTAGGTACTACGGTTGAAGTTAGGGATTTATTTTTTAATACGCCTGCCAGGCGTAAGTTTCTTAAAACAGAAAAAACTGAATTTGGCCACCTGGAAGAAGTAGTTAAACGACTGGCTTTAAGCCGCTTTGATGTTAATTTTAATTTGCGACATAACCAACGCACTATTCATCAGCTAAAAGCAGCTACTACTCAGCAGGAAAAAGATCGGCGAGTGGCTCAAGCCTGTGGTCCAGATTTTATTGAAAATGCGGTTTGCTTGGATGTTGAGTCGGCAGGTATGAGGCTATGGGGCTGGGTTGGGCTACCTACCTATTCGCGCAGTCAGGCAGATTTGCAGTATTTCTTTGTTAATGGCCGGGTGATTCGTGACAAACTAGTAAGCCATGCAGTGAGGCAGGCTTATCGGGATGTGCTCTATAATGGCCGACATCCAACCTTTGTATTGTACTTGAGCGTTGATCCTGCCACAGTGGATGTCAATGTTCATCCCACCAAGCATGAGGTGCGGTTTCGAGATAGTCGTACTGTTCATAACTTTTTATTCAGCACTTTGCATCATGCCTTAGCAGAGGTTCGTCCTGGTGATCAGCTGTCTTCTGCAACACCTGCTGCTGACAGCCGTTCAACTGTGGTTACAGGTACAGCTGCTACAGGTGCATCTGTAGGAGAGTTTAAAGAGCAAGAACAAATTCGCTTTAATCAACCTGCAGCTAGCCAATCTATTTTTGGTAGTCAGCCTAAGGTGCCAATTCAGCCACCAAACAAGCATCAGGTTGCTGAGCAACTGGCTGGCTATGGCAAGTTGGCAGAAGCAGCTGATGAAATTATTGCAGCCCAGTCTGATGTCGTTGCCTCCTCAGATGAATCCACTGATGAGCATAGTGAGCCAGAAGTGCCGCCACTGGGTTTTGCCTTAGCGCAGCTAAAAGGCATCTATATTTTGGCTGAGAACCAGCATGGCTTAGTGTTGGTAGATATGCATGCGGCTCATGAGCGAATTACCTATGAGCGGATGAAACAGTCATATCAAGCCGAAGGAATTAAGTGTCAACCGGTGCTGGTGCCGGAGTCTGTAGCAGTGAGCCAGCGAGAAGCAGACTGTGCTGAAGAATTTCAAACATTATTTACCAGTCTGGGCTTTGAACTATTAAGAATGGGGCCTGAAACTATAGTAGCTAAAGCGATTCCCACGCTGTTAAAGCAAGCCAATATCAGCCAATTGGTTCGTGATGTGCTGGCTGATTTAATGGAGCATGGTACCAGCGATCGTATACAGGCACATATCAATGAAATTTTGGCGACAATAGCCTGTCATGGTTCAGTGCGTGCTAACCGTAAACTCACTCACCCAGAGATGAATGCATTGCTTCGTGATATGGAGCGAACCGAGCGAAGTGGTCAATGTAATCACGGCCGACCCACCTGGACACAGCTCTCTCTTGCTGAGCTGGATAAACTATTTTTAAGGGGCCGATAA
- the hflX gene encoding ribosome rescue GTPase HflX produces the protein MFFERHQGGEQAVLVHPELISDQDREDPREFKELVSSAGANPVAFLTISKQQPNPKYLVGSGKLEEIRQQVKAHKAELVIFNHALSPSQERNLEKELQCRVLDRTGLILDIFAQRARTHEGKLQVELAQLQHMSTRLVRGWTHLERQKGGIGLRGPGETQLETDRRLLRARIKSITKRLEKVRKQRDQGRRARKRAEVPSVSFVGYTNAGKSTLFNYLTAADVYAADQLFATLDPTLRRIKVPDLGSVVLADTVGFIRHLPHKLVEAFRATLEETVMADLLVHVVDVSDPNYQDNIEQVEAVLKEIGANELPSLQVYNKIDQLSDVQPRVDYNEQGVPTRVWLSAQQGNGTELLAKAIAEHMGDQLIQQTITLTPQQSRLRAQFYELGAVQSESIDAAGNTLVKIRMPKQDYDRLLGRSGVKPEALLSEAH, from the coding sequence TTGTTTTTTGAACGCCATCAAGGTGGCGAACAAGCGGTATTGGTACATCCTGAGTTAATCAGTGACCAAGATAGGGAAGACCCCCGTGAGTTTAAAGAGCTGGTTAGCTCTGCGGGGGCGAACCCAGTAGCCTTTCTAACCATCTCCAAGCAACAACCCAACCCGAAATACCTGGTGGGTAGTGGTAAGCTCGAAGAAATTCGCCAGCAGGTTAAAGCCCATAAAGCAGAGCTGGTGATTTTTAATCACGCTTTAAGTCCTTCTCAAGAACGCAATCTGGAAAAAGAATTACAGTGTCGAGTGCTAGACCGTACTGGTCTGATTCTGGATATTTTTGCCCAGCGAGCGCGCACCCATGAAGGTAAATTGCAGGTCGAGCTGGCTCAGCTTCAACATATGAGTACACGCTTGGTAAGAGGTTGGACTCACTTAGAAAGACAAAAAGGTGGGATAGGCTTACGTGGACCTGGTGAAACTCAGTTAGAAACAGACCGGCGCTTGCTTCGTGCACGAATTAAGTCAATTACTAAACGTTTGGAAAAAGTGCGAAAACAGCGTGACCAAGGGCGTCGAGCTCGCAAACGGGCAGAAGTACCAAGTGTCTCCTTTGTAGGATATACCAACGCTGGTAAATCAACGTTATTTAATTATTTAACAGCAGCTGATGTCTATGCTGCTGACCAATTATTTGCGACACTGGACCCAACCCTAAGAAGAATAAAAGTACCAGATTTAGGCTCGGTTGTTTTAGCTGATACTGTGGGCTTTATTCGGCATTTGCCGCATAAGTTGGTAGAGGCTTTTAGGGCAACTCTTGAAGAAACCGTAATGGCTGATCTGTTGGTTCATGTAGTTGATGTTAGTGACCCAAATTATCAAGACAATATTGAGCAGGTGGAAGCTGTTCTAAAAGAAATTGGTGCAAATGAGTTGCCTAGTCTTCAGGTGTACAACAAGATAGACCAATTGTCTGATGTACAGCCACGAGTCGATTATAATGAACAGGGAGTGCCCACCCGGGTTTGGTTGTCTGCTCAACAAGGTAATGGTACTGAGTTATTAGCGAAAGCCATTGCTGAGCATATGGGGGATCAATTAATTCAGCAAACAATTACTTTAACCCCTCAGCAAAGCCGGTTAAGAGCGCAGTTTTATGAGTTGGGAGCAGTACAGTCTGAATCAATAGATGCAGCTGGTAATACACTAGTAAAAATCAGAATGCCAAAACAAGACTACGACAGATTGTTAGGTCGTTCTGGGGTAAAACCAGAAGCTTTATTGTCAGAAGCTCATTAA
- a CDS encoding adenylosuccinate synthase: protein MGKNVVVLGTQWGDEGKGKIVDLLTERVAAVARFQGGHNAGHTLVIDGKKTVLHLIPSGILRDNVKCYIGNGVVLAPDALLKEMAELEKNGVPVRERLRLSPACPLILPFHVALDLAREKFRGKEKIGTTGRGIGPAYEDKVARRGLRLGDLLNKERFATKLKEVMDYHNFVLTQYYQEQPLDYQQVLADALAMAEQLTPLISNVVEDLHNYRKAGDDILFEGAQGSLLDIDHGTYPFVTSSNTTAGGTATGSGFGPLYLDYVLGITKAYTTRVGAGPFPTELDCSVGKHLAEKGHEFGATTGRARRCGWFDAEALRYSVQINSISGLCLTKLDVLDGLETIKICKGYQAKGENITGSPFDADNYQDMKPIYEEMPGWQESTIGLQSYDQLPENAKAYIRRVEELVGAPIDIISTGPDRKETIVLRHPFS, encoded by the coding sequence ATGGGTAAAAATGTTGTTGTGCTTGGCACACAATGGGGTGATGAAGGCAAAGGGAAAATTGTTGATTTGCTTACAGAACGTGTAGCAGCTGTTGCACGCTTTCAGGGTGGCCATAATGCAGGTCATACCTTGGTAATTGATGGCAAAAAAACAGTATTGCATTTAATTCCTTCTGGCATTTTACGCGATAACGTCAAGTGTTATATCGGTAATGGAGTAGTGTTGGCACCTGATGCATTGCTAAAAGAAATGGCTGAGCTGGAAAAAAATGGTGTGCCTGTCAGAGAGCGGCTACGCCTTAGCCCTGCTTGTCCGTTAATTTTACCTTTCCATGTTGCTCTGGATTTAGCGCGCGAAAAATTCCGTGGTAAAGAAAAAATTGGTACCACTGGCCGTGGTATTGGTCCGGCTTATGAAGATAAAGTGGCTCGTCGTGGCTTACGGCTAGGTGACTTGCTGAATAAAGAGCGGTTTGCAACTAAGCTAAAAGAAGTAATGGACTATCACAATTTTGTCCTTACTCAATATTATCAAGAACAACCTTTAGATTATCAGCAGGTATTAGCTGATGCTTTGGCAATGGCAGAACAGCTTACGCCACTAATTAGTAATGTTGTAGAAGACTTACATAACTATCGTAAAGCGGGTGATGATATTTTATTTGAAGGTGCCCAGGGCTCACTGCTTGATATCGACCATGGCACTTACCCATTTGTAACTTCTTCCAATACAACCGCAGGCGGTACAGCCACTGGTAGTGGTTTTGGTCCGTTATATTTAGATTATGTGTTAGGGATTACCAAAGCCTACACAACACGTGTTGGAGCAGGCCCATTTCCAACAGAATTAGACTGTAGTGTTGGTAAACATCTGGCTGAAAAAGGCCATGAGTTTGGAGCGACTACTGGGCGTGCACGCCGGTGTGGCTGGTTTGATGCAGAGGCTTTACGTTACTCCGTACAAATTAACAGTATCTCTGGGTTGTGCTTAACCAAGCTGGATGTGTTGGATGGCCTGGAAACCATTAAAATTTGTAAAGGCTATCAAGCTAAGGGTGAAAATATTACCGGCTCACCATTTGATGCTGATAATTATCAAGATATGAAGCCAATTTACGAAGAAATGCCTGGTTGGCAGGAGTCTACCATCGGCTTACAGTCTTATGATCAGCTGCCTGAAAATGCTAAAGCTTATATTAGGCGAGTAGAAGAGCTGGTTGGTGCGCCTATTGATATTATTTCAACAGGGCCAGACAGAAAGGAAACAATTGTATTACGGCATCCTTTTAGTTAA
- the hflC gene encoding protease modulator HflC, with product MTGKSLATIIIALVIVIIGWESAYIVSERERAVVLRFGQVKNPDVPAGLHFKVPFIDKVKIFDGRLLTLDAAQERFFTQEKKALVVDSFVKWRIADVQRFYTATSGNIVQANRLLSQLIESGLRNLIAQCELKEVVSGKPNIKKRSRFKCAKETLILDDSVVQLASGVDVAQAAAQAQQKAAKSVNATEEEPADLRDRLIFSIKKSLNEQVKIKEKYGIEIVDVRFKRIDLPEQVSDSVYERMITEREKEAQEIRSFGKQKAEEIRAEADRERRELLAQAYQIAEQLRGEGDQEAAGVYAEAYGSDQEFYNFYRSLQAYRQAFNQQGDIMVLKPESDFFKYLKAPHAITNTSSAEINQ from the coding sequence ATGACAGGTAAAAGCTTAGCAACCATTATTATTGCCTTGGTCATTGTCATTATTGGCTGGGAGTCAGCTTACATTGTCAGCGAGCGTGAGCGGGCAGTGGTGTTACGGTTTGGTCAAGTTAAAAACCCAGATGTACCTGCCGGTCTCCATTTCAAAGTGCCCTTTATTGATAAGGTGAAAATCTTTGATGGCCGACTACTAACGTTAGATGCAGCTCAAGAGCGCTTTTTTACTCAGGAAAAAAAGGCGCTAGTAGTAGACTCTTTTGTTAAGTGGCGAATTGCTGATGTGCAACGCTTTTATACTGCAACATCAGGCAATATTGTCCAGGCTAACCGATTACTCTCGCAGCTGATTGAGTCAGGCTTGCGTAACTTAATTGCTCAGTGTGAGCTAAAAGAAGTTGTTTCAGGTAAGCCTAACATTAAGAAGCGTTCTCGCTTTAAATGTGCCAAGGAAACGCTAATACTGGATGACAGTGTAGTTCAGCTTGCTTCAGGCGTTGATGTAGCACAAGCTGCCGCACAAGCACAGCAAAAAGCAGCTAAATCCGTAAATGCTACAGAAGAAGAACCTGCAGACCTACGTGATAGGCTGATTTTCAGCATTAAAAAAAGCTTGAATGAGCAAGTGAAAATTAAAGAAAAATATGGCATTGAAATCGTAGATGTACGCTTTAAGCGCATTGATTTGCCAGAGCAGGTCAGTGATTCAGTATATGAAAGGATGATAACTGAACGGGAAAAAGAGGCTCAGGAAATTCGTTCATTTGGTAAGCAAAAAGCAGAAGAAATTCGTGCTGAAGCAGACCGTGAGCGTCGTGAGTTGTTGGCGCAAGCCTATCAGATTGCTGAGCAGTTACGAGGCGAAGGTGATCAGGAGGCAGCTGGTGTCTATGCAGAGGCTTATGGTAGTGACCAAGAGTTTTATAACTTTTACCGCAGCTTACAAGCGTATCGTCAGGCCTTTAACCAGCAAGGCGATATTATGGTATTAAAGCCTGAAAGTGATTTCTTTAAATATTTGAAAGCACCTCATGCAATAACAAATACTTCTAGTGCAGAAATTAATCAATAA
- the hfq gene encoding RNA chaperone Hfq yields the protein MSKGHSLQDPYLNVLRKDRIPVSIYLVNGIKLQGQIESFDQFVILLKNTVSQMVYKHAISTVVPTRAVRLPMQGQEQSGEPGNN from the coding sequence ATGTCAAAAGGGCATTCTCTACAAGACCCTTACTTGAACGTGTTGCGCAAAGACCGTATACCTGTTTCCATTTACCTGGTTAATGGTATTAAGCTGCAAGGACAAATTGAGTCTTTTGATCAGTTTGTTATTTTGCTGAAAAACACTGTCAGCCAGATGGTATATAAACATGCTATTTCTACAGTGGTTCCCACCCGTGCAGTCAGACTGCCAATGCAAGGGCAGGAGCAAAGTGGCGAGCCCGGTAATAATTAA
- the hflK gene encoding FtsH protease activity modulator HflK: protein MAWNEPGGNGNDKDPWGSGGNRGNNNQGPPDLDEAFRKLNEKIGSLFGGKGGGKGGRSSGSAAGGIFPLAFVLLAILYIWNAAFTVDEKEQVVILRFGEYKETVGPGLHFYFPPIDSKYQENVTELRTYNVRQKMLTEDENIVEVSLSVQYNISNLKNYVLKIADPISTLEQATQSALRHVVGTSKMHSVLTEGRSIIAADVAERLQAYLNDYNSGLYISKINVESTQPPREVQAAFDDVIRAREDRERVQNKAIAYRNAIIPQAKGKSKRITEEAQAYKAEITAKANGETARFKQVLVEYKKAPEITRSRMYIETIQDVLGETNKVIVDVEGGNNLMYLPLDKLMGASSKATTTLTGQPVLTQQEMDAIADKVAGQLRKRTSSNRTGGRVAR, encoded by the coding sequence ATGGCCTGGAACGAACCGGGTGGTAACGGAAATGATAAAGATCCCTGGGGCAGCGGGGGGAATCGTGGCAATAACAACCAGGGGCCCCCTGATCTGGATGAAGCCTTCCGTAAATTAAATGAAAAAATTGGCAGTCTGTTTGGTGGTAAAGGCGGTGGTAAAGGAGGCAGATCATCTGGCTCTGCTGCGGGTGGTATTTTCCCTCTCGCTTTTGTTTTGCTTGCCATCTTATATATTTGGAATGCTGCATTTACTGTGGATGAAAAGGAGCAAGTGGTTATCTTGCGGTTTGGTGAATATAAAGAAACCGTGGGGCCTGGCTTGCACTTTTATTTTCCACCCATTGACTCTAAGTATCAGGAAAATGTAACTGAGCTGCGGACTTACAATGTAAGACAGAAGATGCTGACTGAAGACGAAAATATCGTCGAGGTTTCTTTGTCAGTTCAATACAACATTTCTAACCTGAAAAATTATGTGCTGAAAATTGCTGATCCAATCAGTACATTGGAGCAGGCGACTCAAAGTGCCTTGCGTCATGTAGTCGGTACTTCAAAAATGCACTCAGTATTAACAGAAGGCCGTAGCATTATTGCTGCTGATGTAGCAGAAAGACTGCAAGCTTACCTGAATGACTATAATTCTGGGCTTTACATTAGCAAAATCAACGTAGAAAGCACTCAGCCTCCAAGAGAAGTCCAAGCAGCTTTTGATGATGTGATTCGTGCGCGTGAAGACCGTGAGCGAGTACAAAATAAGGCCATCGCTTATCGCAATGCCATTATTCCTCAGGCAAAGGGTAAAAGTAAGCGGATAACAGAAGAGGCTCAAGCCTATAAAGCTGAAATAACGGCGAAGGCCAATGGTGAAACTGCTCGCTTTAAGCAAGTGTTAGTTGAGTATAAAAAAGCACCAGAAATTACCCGTAGTCGGATGTATATAGAAACGATTCAAGATGTACTAGGTGAAACCAATAAAGTGATTGTTGATGTGGAAGGTGGTAATAACCTGATGTATTTACCGCTGGACAAACTGATGGGAGCTAGCTCAAAGGCAACTACCACCCTAACGGGTCAGCCTGTTCTTACTCAGCAAGAGATGGATGCCATAGCTGATAAAGTAGCTGGACAATTACGTAAGCGTACTTCTTCAAATCGAACTGGTGGGAGGGTTGCAAGATGA
- the miaA gene encoding tRNA (adenosine(37)-N6)-dimethylallyltransferase MiaA, whose amino-acid sequence MGPTASGKTDLAIEIYKQLPCELISVDSALVYKGMDIGTAKPAPEILAEFPHHLIDIKDPAESYSAADFCIDAMQLIADIIARKKTPLLVGGTMLYFKALKDGLAEMPAADDAIRQQISVEASEHGWTYIHAQLAAVDPESAQRIHPNDPQRLQRALEVYRCSGKTMTQFRQEQQLQQQCFPYRIVSLAVAPEERKVLHQRIEKRFLQMIDQGFLAEVKALKQRSDLNRNLPSIRSVGYRQAWDYLAGELSYEEMIEKGIVATRQLAKRQFTWLRSWPELHWFDSLDQDLPAQALKFVEQALI is encoded by the coding sequence ATGGGGCCGACAGCATCAGGAAAAACTGATTTAGCCATAGAAATTTATAAGCAATTACCCTGTGAGTTGATTAGTGTCGATTCGGCACTGGTATACAAAGGGATGGATATTGGTACGGCAAAGCCAGCACCTGAAATATTAGCTGAGTTCCCTCATCATTTAATTGATATAAAAGACCCTGCTGAGTCTTACTCTGCAGCTGATTTTTGTATTGATGCAATGCAATTAATAGCAGACATTATCGCCAGAAAAAAAACTCCCTTATTGGTAGGGGGTACCATGCTTTATTTTAAAGCCCTTAAAGATGGGCTTGCGGAAATGCCTGCGGCTGATGACGCAATTAGACAACAGATTTCTGTTGAAGCAAGCGAACATGGTTGGACCTATATCCATGCTCAATTAGCAGCTGTTGATCCAGAGTCTGCACAACGGATTCACCCAAATGACCCGCAACGGTTGCAACGGGCGCTGGAGGTGTATAGATGTTCTGGAAAAACCATGACTCAATTTCGACAGGAGCAGCAGCTTCAGCAGCAGTGTTTTCCTTATCGGATCGTTAGTTTGGCTGTTGCGCCTGAAGAGCGCAAAGTCTTGCATCAACGTATTGAAAAGCGTTTTTTACAAATGATTGATCAAGGTTTTTTGGCAGAAGTAAAAGCACTTAAGCAGCGCTCTGACCTCAATCGTAACCTGCCATCAATCCGCTCGGTGGGTTATCGCCAGGCTTGGGATTATCTGGCGGGGGAACTAAGCTATGAAGAGATGATCGAAAAAGGCATTGTTGCTACGCGTCAGCTGGCTAAGCGCCAGTTCACTTGGTTGCGCAGTTGGCCTGAGCTGCATTGGTTTGATAGCCTTGATCAGGATTTACCAGCTCAGGCCTTGAAATTTGTGGAGCAGGCACTTATATAG